The DNA window ACCATTATTTTCGATAAAACCGGCACCCTTACGAAAGGTTCCCACACCGTGCAGAAAATCATTCCTCTAACTGAGCACTATTCGGAAAACGATTTACTCCAGTATGCAGCGGCAGTGCAGCAGAACTCCGAACATCATATTGCAAAAGGAATCATGCAGACCCTTTCCGAGAAAAAACTGGAGCTATGGAAGTCAGACAGTTTCCGCTACATGCAGGGAATTGGAGTGACAGGAATCGTAAACGGTAAATCGGTTGTCGCGGCTGGTCCTAATTATTTTGTTCAAAACAATAAACAGGTACCTGCCATTCCGGAAGAAATCAACCAGGATGCAGAAACAGTGAACTTTATTCTGATTGATGACGTGCCCGTGGGTATTGTTTCTTTAGCAGATACCATTCGCGAAGGCGCAAAAGAAGCTATTGACCAACTTCGAAGCATGAACATTAAATCATTCCTGCTTACAGGTGATAACGAAAAGGTAGCGGCGGCGGTGTCAAAGCAGTTAGGAATGGACGGATATTTGGCAAATGTACTTCCGCACCACAAACAGGAAAAAGTAAAAGAATTTCAGGATAAAGGGGAAATCGTTGCGATGACAGGTGACGGCGTAAATGATGCACCGGCTTTGGCAGCAGCAGATGTAGGCATTGCAGTTGGCAGCGGAACTGATGTTGCTGCCGAAACCGCAGATATTATTCTGGTCAACAGTGACCCTCGAGACGTGGTGAAAATGATAGATTTTGGAAAGAAAACCTACAGCAAGATGATCCAGAATCTCGTATGGGCAGTGGGCTACAACGTCGTGGCTATTCCACTTGCTGCGGGTGTTCTGTATCCTACATTTGTCCTGAGTCCCGCCATGGGCGCAGTGCTGATGAGTGTCAGTACCATCGTGGTCGCACTTAATGCAAGTTTGTTAAAAATTAAATAATCACAGGATGAAATATATATTTTCGCTCTTCCTATTTATGGCAATGTCCATAAACAGTTATTCACAGAGCACCAAAACCGTGTACACCTGCCCGATGCATCCACAGGTCGTGAAATCAGCACCCGGTAACTGCCCCATTTGCGGCATGACACTGGTGAAGAAAACCGTTACTGAGAAAAAAACGGCGGCCAAATCCGCAGCTGCTCCTAAAAAAGTTACAGCAGTTAAAAAAACTACGGCTAAGAAACCTGAAATTACCGCTGCAAAAACAAAGACGGTAACGGAAGTTAAAAAAACGATCCTGCCAAAGGCTAAACAAACACCGAAAGATCCAGCCGCCGTTAAGACCCCACAACATCAAACTTCAGATCATAATCAGCATGAAGCTGCGCAAAAAAGTTACACATGTCCGATGCACCCCGAGGTCGTTTCAGACAAACCCGGACAGTGTCCGAAATGCGGAATGAATCTGGTCCCTCAGAAGGAAAGCGGCCGGCATCAGTCTACCGGCAAAACCCCGGAACATCAAACTTCAGATGCGCATCAGCATGAAGAAGCGCAAAAGATGTACACCTGCCCGATGCATCCCGAGGTGATATCGGACAAACCCGGAAAGTGTCCCAAGTGCGGTATGAATCTGGTGCCTCAAAAAAGGAAAGAAGGAAGATCATTCTGCACACGGAAACATGCAGATACATGGTGAACACAAAATGGTCATGCCCATGCCCGAAAAGCACCTAAAAGGCGGACGCAAAGTGACCTACCATCTTTATGTGAAAGACACCCTGGTAAATTTCGCGGGCAAACAGAAACGCGCCATTGCCGTAAACGGGCAGATTCCGATGCCAAAACTGGAGTTTTATGAGGGCGATACGGCGGAAGTGATTGTCCATAATTTAATGGACGAAGAAACTTCGCTGCACTGGCACGGTCTTCATCTTCCAAATAAAGAAGATGGGGTTCCCTGGCTTACCCAGAAACCCATTCCACCACATTCAACCTACACGTATTCGTTTCCGATCATCCAAAACGGAACCCACTGGTATCACTCACATACTGGCCTGCAGGAGCAGATTGGAATGTATGGGATGATGATTCTGAAAAAACGTCCCGAAGATCCTACTTTCCGGCCGGGGATTGATGATTTGCCCACAGAGCACCTTATCCTGAGCGAGTGGACAAACCTGAACCCCAATAATGTTCAGCGGATGCTTCACAACGCCAATGACTGGTTTGCTATTAAAAAAGGCAGTACTCAAAGTTATGCCGAAGCCATTAAAGAAGGCCACTTTAAAACAAAACTCACCAACGAGTGGAAGCGGATGCTGGCCATGGACGTGAGTGACGTGTATTATGACGCCTTTCTGATTAACGGTAAAATAGAAAGCCAGCTCGCAGGATACAAAGCCGGTGACAAAGTGCGGCTTCAAATTGCCAACGGCGGTGCTTCCTCCTATTTTTGGCTCAATTATGCAGGAGGAAAAATTAAAGTAGTGGCCAGTGATGGATTGGACATTGAACCGGTAGAAGTGGACCGTCTTATTCTGGCAGTTTCTGAAACAGTGGATATCGTAGTGGAAATTCCTGAAAGAAACACCTCCTACGAGCTCCTTGTTACGCCCGAAGACCGCACAAAATCGGCTTCCGTTTACATTGGCGAAGGAATTAAAAAAGCCCAGGCACCATTACCCAAACTCAAATATTTTGAAGGAATGAGGATGATGAATGACATGATGAAGATGAACGGTGACATGAAAGATATGGGCATGAAGATGAGTTATCAGACGATGGATATGAATCAGGTGATGTACCCTGAGATTAATGCTGAAAACAATGCAGCAATGCCGATGAATACAATGGACAACAGTGATGCGGAAATGGATCACTCAAAGCACCAGATGCCTGCTTCCGGGATTACCACATTGAATTACGGAATGATGAAGTCGCCTTATGACACTTCGCTTCCGAAAGACAGTCCCGTGCGCGAGCTCAAGTTTACCCTTACGGGAAACATGAGCCGCTATGTGTGGAGTATGGATGATAAAGTCCTTGCGGAGTCCGACAAAATATTGGTAAAAAAAGGAGAGATACTTCGCATAACACTCTTCAACAATTCGATGATGCGTCACCCGATGCACCTGCACGGTTTTGATTTCCGGGTGCTAAATAAAAACGGTGTTCGGGCACCGCTCAAAAATGTGTTGGACATTATGCCGATGGAGACCGATGTCATAGAATTTGCAGCCAACCAGGATGGGGACTGGTTCTTTCACTGTCACATCCTCTATCACATGATGGCGGGGATGAACCGCGTTTTCGCAGTGGGCGATTATCAGAATCCTTTGCTGCGGGATAAAGCTTCAACTTATAAAAAGCTTCAGCGCGAAAGTAACATGTGGCACCTGATGGCCGAAAACGATTTCGCCACCAATGGTAACGACGGGATGGCGAGAATTTCAAATGCCCGCTGGGAATTGGGAACAGAATGGCGTTTAGGTTACAATCCCCATCACGGCTACGAGGTGGAAACCCAACTCGGCAGGTATGTGGACCGTATGCAGTGGCTGAAACCATTTATCGGATTTAACTATCATTATAGAAAGATTGACAGGAATAATATTGAAAAAAACCTTTTTGGACAGGCATCTACTAAAGATGAAAGAAAAACTTTCAGCGCTGGTATCATGTATAAACTCCCGATGTTGGTGGACCTGCAGGCAGAAATATTTACAGACGGAATTGTAAGGTTCCAGCTGAAACGTGAAGACATTCCGTTGACTGCGCGTTTGCGCGGGGCATTCATGGTCAATACCGACAAAGAATATATGGCAGGTCTTAAATATATCGTCACAAAAAATATCGGAATCTCAACCCACTACGACAGCGATATGAGCTGGGGTGCAGGGATTACTTTGAATTATTAAGATACTGTTGATGAGCAATGTTTAATAGGGTGCAACACGTTAAATAAAGACCGATTGCACTTTATTTTGCTCGTACGCAGCCAGATATGTAATAAAGGAAGGGGGAAAATACTTATTACGAAGAAATTTGAAGTATCAATTTCTAGTCCCTACTTCTAAAATCAGGGACTAAATCGGGGATTGTTTAATGGTTTATACGATGCCTTATGCGTTTATAAAATTATCTAACTTGCTTACTGTCAGTAAAATGATGACTTACATTGCTTTATTGGTTTAAATAAAAACTCCCTGTGGAACTACATGAGCATTTTGATGAAATTCACCCAAAAGTTTTAAATTTTTTAAATGACAATGAAGAGAAGATAATTGAGGGCTACGAAGAAAATGACGGGCACCCATTTCAGCATGTCTTTAATTCTTATCTAAATTTATTTAAAGTAAGGTTTCCTCTTGTAACAAATTCAGAAGTTAACATTTTTAGATATTTTTTTGTTGAAAAGTTGCAAAGTCACTTCCGCAAAGAACTTCAGGACTCAATTGAAGTATGCAATCAAACATATTTTGGAAAATTACTACATAACATTCGTGAAGATAAATCTCGATCCGAAAGATGTTTCTTCTGTTTATGCCGTTAAACCTAAACTTGACAACCCAAGGATTGCCAAGCAACATGGGGCATTCTTAATTTTTGGTATTAGTCCATCATTATTTACTGTTTTCGGGTTATATAAGCCAATGGCTAAATTTAACAAAAAATGGATTGAAAGAGGAAGTGATTCAGATCAACGAATTATTATCGATAAAAAGTCTAAAACTCAAATATTACAACAACTGGAAAGCTTTGGTTTCAACCAAGCTACTTTATTTCCAGAAGTCGATATAGTTGCAAGTTTTGTAAAATTCAAATACTTAAAAAAACTGGATTAATAGATTTTGGATTTTAATAATAAATATGAAACATTGGATGATTTTATTTCTTCCCGCCTTAATGATGAAGAAGTGGGAATCTGGTTTTATGACAATGGTTTAGAGAAGTTTATTATTAAGTTGCCTAATCATATTATTAGAGCCATCAACCAAGGATGTAAATTAGAAATGTTAGTAGGGCAGTATTTTGTTTCAGAAAAAACATACCCTGTTATTGGATTATTCATTTATGACCATATTGATAATCCCTTGATTGTAACTCAATCCAGTAATTTCCTGCTTGAAATAGATGCACTTAAATTAATATTGAAAAGAGGGAATTCAATTTTATTGGACTTTTATGATGAATTGGGGGTTCCCGTTTTATCAAGCAATCCTACCCTAAGTGAGAATACCGTTGAAATTCAATGGCAAAACATTGATACTGAATATAACAATGATAATTGGAAGAAAGTTTTAGATCAAATGAAATTGGATTTTGACGCCAAAAACTATCAAGATTTTCAGAGAATAGAAATAAATGTTTCCAATGCAGTTGCGATACAATCTGCTTTTATTACTGATCAAAATATTACCACTCATTATTTAGAGGAAAAAGAGGGAGATCAGCTTGAAAAAAAAGTGTTCGTACCCTTAGAGTCTATATTTAAAATCAATACTATTTTTCTCAATCCTTATTTTAATTCTTCAGGCAGAAAAAAGGAATTCACCGATATTTTTGCCCATTATGAATTGGGAACATTTTATATTGAATCCAAGGTTTTATCTTCTCAAAAGGCTTTTGATAAATCCATTTCCAAACAACAGGATAATATTAAAAAGCAAATATTAAAGGCGGTTAATCAACTTGCCGGAGCTTTGAGAAGTGTATCAAATGAAATATCGGTATTTGACTCTAAATCAAATCTGAAAATTGAGATTAACAAAGGGTTAGTACCACAATGTATTATTTTAGTTTCAGAATTACCCTCATTTGGGGAATGGGAAGATTTTAACATTTCAATTTTTAAATTAATTTCACAATATAACTGTTATCTCAATATAATGGAACTTTCTGACTTTATGAAGATTATTAAAGTAGCCAGCGCAAGCATCGAAAAATTGGATTATTATCTTATGAAAAGGGCAGAAGGTTTCGAAACAACAAAGACTTTCTTTTATAAAACCGAGGTTGTGTTTAATTAAGTGTTTTAATAATTTATTTTTTATTCCAGGTTCTAGAAAGACTATTTTCAATCTTTATTCGTCCGATTTCTCTAATTATTTGAGAAGCGAATCTTCTTTTTCGTCGCAAATATTTTCTAAATTTGCGACAAAATAACCGTAAATTGCATATGCAAAGCATTGATGATAAAATACTTGTAAAAATAAAAAAAGCGAAGAGGGGTACGCTGTTTTTTATGGAAGGCTTTCTTGCTTTCGGCAATGCCAGAGCAGTTGCAAAAGCATTGGAAAGATTGGTCAATAGCGGCGGTATTTCCCGTGTTGCGAGGGGATTTACGCTGTTTTACAAACGGATCCAGTTTTGGGAAATATTCAGCCTTCTGCCGAACAGATTGCAGAGGTAATTCGCAAAAGAGACAAGGCGCGCATTATTCCAACGGGAATTCTGGCGCTCAATGCACTAGGACTCTCCACCCAGATTCCCCTCAATTTGGTGTATCTTACAGACGGTTCTGCACGAACAGTTGATCTCGGCAAAAGAAAAATAAAATTCAAAAAAACAAGCCCGAAAAACCTCGCTGCGATTGGTGAAATAAGCGGACTTGTAATCCAAGCTTTGAAAGAAATCGGGAAGGACAATGTCACTCAACAGGAAAAGGATTTAGTTATAGAAAAACTTAAAAAGGAAAATCCATACCGCTTGGAACACGACATTCGCCTTGCGCCAGAATGGATTAGGATAATAATGCGGAACGCCATAAATAAAAATAATGACAAATAAATTTTTAGCCCTTCCCCAATAAACGAGGGTCCTTGCTTTTACACAAGTTGCCGAAAAAAGAGGAATAACACCGTTTGCCGTGGAAAAAGACTGGTGGGTATCGCAAACTTTGAAAGCGGTTTTTGAATTGGATGTAGCCGAGCATTTGGTTTTCAAAGGTGGCACCTCGCTGAGCAAGGCGTGGAACCTCATAGAAAGGTTTTCCGAAGACATTGATTTGGCCATCGAAAGAGAGTTTCTTGGCTTCGAAGGAAGTTTGACTAAAAACAAGAAAACCAAATTAAGGAAGGCTTCCGGCCAATATATCAGCGAGGTTTTTTATTTAGAATTACAGGAAAAATTTAAAGAGAAAGGCTTGGAAAATGTCACTTTCTCGTTGGCCGAAACCCAGGATTCCGATCAGGATCCTCGTATTATCAATATTTTTTATCCAAATATAATTGTAGTTACGGAATATCTGAAGCCGAGAGTTCAAATAGAAGTCGGGTGCCGTTCATTGATTGAGCCATTTACGATGAAAAAAATTTCCGCGATGGTTGATGATGAATATCCAGAGCAGAGTTTTTCGGAGAAAAGCGAAGAAATACCATCCGTTAATCCGGAAAGGACTTTTTTAGAAAAAATTTTCCTTCTGCATGAAGAGTTTCAGAAAACCGCTGAAAAAATAAGGGTAGATCGGCTCAGCCGCCATTTGTACGATCTATATGCTCTTTCAAAAACAGAATATGCAGAAAGTGCCCTACAGAATAAGGAACTCTATGAAACCATTGTAAAGCACAGAATGGAGTTTGCCAATATCTCCGGTATCGACTATAGCCTGCACAGGCCAGCCACAATAAACCCTATTCCACCAGAAAATATCATTGAATTATGGGAAAAAGATTATGCCAAAATGCGAGAAGAAATGGTTTATGGCGAAAACAGACCAACTTTTTCTGAAATAATTGAAACTCTTAAAAAACTAAAAGATAAAATCAACAGCCTCAATTGGGAAATGATTTAAGGGAAAAGGTTTTGCTAAAATATTAAACAAATACTCTTACTTCAAAACCTCGTCAATAATCTTATCCAATTTATTATCCGGAAGACTGTTTAAATAAGACAGTGTAGATTTTATATCTTTTTGCCCAAGTGCTTCGCGAATAGTCTCAATTGAAATATTATTGAACTTCAAAACTGTGGCAAACGAGTGACGGGCGCAGTAATAAGAGATATTCTTCTTGATTTGCAGTTCTTTCATTATTTCTTTTAACTGCATATTCACATAATAGGTCAGCACTTTTTTG is part of the Chryseobacterium lactis genome and encodes:
- a CDS encoding heavy metal-binding domain-containing protein — protein: MKYIFSLFLFMAMSINSYSQSTKTVYTCPMHPQVVKSAPGNCPICGMTLVKKTVTEKKTAAKSAAAPKKVTAVKKTTAKKPEITAAKTKTVTEVKKTILPKAKQTPKDPAAVKTPQHQTSDHNQHEAAQKSYTCPMHPEVVSDKPGQCPKCGMNLVPQKESGRHQSTGKTPEHQTSDAHQHEEAQKMYTCPMHPEVISDKPGKCPKCGMNLVPQKRKEGRSFCTRKHADTW
- a CDS encoding nucleotidyl transferase AbiEii/AbiGii toxin family protein, yielding MEKDWWVSQTLKAVFELDVAEHLVFKGGTSLSKAWNLIERFSEDIDLAIEREFLGFEGSLTKNKKTKLRKASGQYISEVFYLELQEKFKEKGLENVTFSLAETQDSDQDPRIINIFYPNIIVVTEYLKPRVQIEVGCRSLIEPFTMKKISAMVDDEYPEQSFSEKSEEIPSVNPERTFLEKIFLLHEEFQKTAEKIRVDRLSRHLYDLYALSKTEYAESALQNKELYETIVKHRMEFANISGIDYSLHRPATINPIPPENIIELWEKDYAKMREEMVYGENRPTFSEIIETLKKLKDKINSLNWEMI
- a CDS encoding multicopper oxidase family protein, which encodes MVMPMPEKHLKGGRKVTYHLYVKDTLVNFAGKQKRAIAVNGQIPMPKLEFYEGDTAEVIVHNLMDEETSLHWHGLHLPNKEDGVPWLTQKPIPPHSTYTYSFPIIQNGTHWYHSHTGLQEQIGMYGMMILKKRPEDPTFRPGIDDLPTEHLILSEWTNLNPNNVQRMLHNANDWFAIKKGSTQSYAEAIKEGHFKTKLTNEWKRMLAMDVSDVYYDAFLINGKIESQLAGYKAGDKVRLQIANGGASSYFWLNYAGGKIKVVASDGLDIEPVEVDRLILAVSETVDIVVEIPERNTSYELLVTPEDRTKSASVYIGEGIKKAQAPLPKLKYFEGMRMMNDMMKMNGDMKDMGMKMSYQTMDMNQVMYPEINAENNAAMPMNTMDNSDAEMDHSKHQMPASGITTLNYGMMKSPYDTSLPKDSPVRELKFTLTGNMSRYVWSMDDKVLAESDKILVKKGEILRITLFNNSMMRHPMHLHGFDFRVLNKNGVRAPLKNVLDIMPMETDVIEFAANQDGDWFFHCHILYHMMAGMNRVFAVGDYQNPLLRDKASTYKKLQRESNMWHLMAENDFATNGNDGMARISNARWELGTEWRLGYNPHHGYEVETQLGRYVDRMQWLKPFIGFNYHYRKIDRNNIEKNLFGQASTKDERKTFSAGIMYKLPMLVDLQAEIFTDGIVRFQLKREDIPLTARLRGAFMVNTDKEYMAGLKYIVTKNIGISTHYDSDMSWGAGITLNY